A region of the Campylobacter cuniculorum DSM 23162 = LMG 24588 genome:
GATTTTTTTGCCCCCTAAGTGCTTCTAAAATTTCATTTTTAATCATCAATTTTTCTTAAGGCTCTTGCAAGAAGTTTTTTATCCAAACTTTGCAAAATTTCACACTCATAAAGCTCTCCCATTTCCAAAGTTCCGCATAAACTTTCATTGATGAGAATCTCTCCATCAATATCTCTATCCCATCTTAAATCTTTTCCAGCAATAAAAAATTCGCCCTCGCTGCTTTTACCTGTGCAAAAAACCTTGCGAATTTGACCAAGTTCTCTCTTAAAACTTTTTTCTGTGCTTTCATCGACAATTTTTTCTAAAATTTTAAGCCTTGATTGTATGATTTTAGGACTAATTTGTTGCATATTAAAAGCAGGAGTTTGCTCTTCTTTAGAATATGCAAAAACACTGATTCTATCAAAATGAAATTCTTTAACAAATTCACAAAGTTCTTTAAAATCCTCCTCATCTTCAAAGGGATGTCCTACGATAAAACCCGTTCTTAAAAAACTATCCGGTGCGGCTTTCATTAAATTTAAAAGCTTTTTAAGTCTTGATTTTGTGCTCCCTCGTTTCATAAGTTTGAGCATTTTATCACTAATATGTTGCAGAGGCATATCAAAATAATTGACAAAAATTTTAGAATCAATAATCCTTTGTATCAAAGCCTCACTCAAACTTGTAGGATAAAGATATAAAATTCGTGCTGCTCTTATACCTTTGATTTTTTCAAGTTCATCAATCAACGCAATCAAGCCATTTTTAACGCCTTTATCCAAAAGATAAGAACTGCTATCTTGTGCAATGAAAGAAAAATCCTTATAACCTCGCAAAACAAGTTCTTTAACCTCCTTAACCACACTTGAAATTTCTCTAGATTTTAACCTGCCTTTAAAACTTGGTATTGCACAAAATGAACATTTTTGATTGCAACCTTCAGAAATTTTGATGAAAGTATGAAAATTTGAACCCGTGATTAAACGTTGAGTTTCTTCACTTTGCAAATAAACCTCAGGTGAAAATAAATTTTGTCTTTTAAGAATAAGCTCATCGATTTTTTCATAATCCCCCACTCCCGTAAAAAGATCCACTTCAGGCAATTCTTTCATCAATTTATCTCTATATCTTTGCATCAAACAGCCGGTTACGACTAAGAGTGAATCCTTCTTACGTTTTTGATGCAAACTTAAAATAGCATGAATGCTTTCTTTTTTTGCACTTTCTATAAAACCGCAAGTATTAACGATAAGCACATG
Encoded here:
- the rimO gene encoding 30S ribosomal protein S12 methylthiotransferase RimO; translation: MQKLYILSLGCNKNLVDSEIMLGRLSKYKLTDEPSEAHVLIVNTCGFIESAKKESIHAILSLHQKRKKDSLLVVTGCLMQRYRDKLMKELPEVDLFTGVGDYEKIDELILKRQNLFSPEVYLQSEETQRLITGSNFHTFIKISEGCNQKCSFCAIPSFKGRLKSREISSVVKEVKELVLRGYKDFSFIAQDSSSYLLDKGVKNGLIALIDELEKIKGIRAARILYLYPTSLSEALIQRIIDSKIFVNYFDMPLQHISDKMLKLMKRGSTKSRLKKLLNLMKAAPDSFLRTGFIVGHPFEDEEDFKELCEFVKEFHFDRISVFAYSKEEQTPAFNMQQISPKIIQSRLKILEKIVDESTEKSFKRELGQIRKVFCTGKSSEGEFFIAGKDLRWDRDIDGEILINESLCGTLEMGELYECEILQSLDKKLLARALRKIDD